The proteins below come from a single Blastocatellia bacterium genomic window:
- a CDS encoding flippase codes for MSNQPVSGAMASAAVQANLSAGMATKVVRGSLWTLGGQGVALLAAFIATPFVIRLLGAEQYGVLSLINALIGYLAFADLGMGMASTRFGGEAFARHDRRGEAAVVWTSLLLALVPAVLISGSLMLIAAPLVEHALKLPASLQTVATLALRIAALGFVFRVIAGVMNTPQLVRLRMDWNALVISGCLTAQLLLVPVVLARGAGLVGAVSVITGMALVSALLQALIARRLLPRLARPQITRPLIKPLAGFGAGLVTSSLASTLLAHAEKFFVARFASVSSLAYYSVAFNLAGMLTVLSIAVADATFPAFSRLQAETDREPLRRLSTRMLRGNLLWTAPLGMLLCVIAKPFLTLWAGPDYGRESVLPFYILVAGLMFSIVAYVPYLLLMACGRSDVVARLHLAELLPYLGGAAVLTYSYGAVGAAIAWSLRVLIDTSLLVWLARRLSGFPASPFAAQPRSYWLALGILFTPMPLVLNGWSPLWIAGSALVALSGYAAIVWKRVLTLEEQQWLQAMMRWRATDILSQRL; via the coding sequence ATGAGCAATCAGCCCGTGAGCGGCGCGATGGCGAGCGCCGCTGTTCAAGCCAATCTGTCTGCCGGCATGGCGACGAAAGTGGTGCGCGGCAGCCTGTGGACGCTCGGCGGCCAGGGCGTCGCGCTGCTCGCCGCTTTTATCGCGACGCCTTTCGTCATTCGCCTGCTCGGCGCTGAACAGTATGGCGTGCTGTCGCTGATTAACGCCTTGATCGGCTATCTGGCTTTCGCCGACCTGGGCATGGGGATGGCGTCAACGCGGTTCGGCGGCGAAGCCTTTGCGCGCCATGATCGGCGCGGCGAAGCGGCGGTCGTCTGGACTTCGCTGTTGCTCGCTCTGGTGCCGGCGGTGCTAATCAGTGGCAGTCTGATGCTGATTGCCGCGCCGCTGGTCGAGCATGCATTGAAGTTGCCGGCGTCGCTGCAAACCGTGGCGACGTTGGCGCTCAGGATCGCCGCGCTCGGATTTGTGTTCCGCGTGATTGCCGGAGTGATGAACACGCCGCAACTGGTTCGCCTGCGGATGGATTGGAACGCGCTGGTGATTTCGGGCTGCCTGACCGCGCAGCTTTTACTTGTGCCAGTGGTGCTGGCACGGGGGGCGGGGTTGGTCGGCGCAGTCTCAGTGATAACCGGCATGGCTCTGGTCAGCGCGCTCTTGCAGGCGTTGATCGCGCGCCGGCTGTTGCCGCGCCTCGCCCGGCCACAAATCACCCGCCCGCTGATTAAGCCGCTGGCCGGGTTTGGCGCGGGCCTGGTGACTTCATCGCTGGCCTCGACGCTGCTGGCGCATGCCGAAAAGTTCTTTGTGGCGCGCTTCGCCTCGGTCAGCAGCCTCGCCTATTATTCAGTCGCTTTCAATCTCGCGGGGATGCTGACGGTGCTGTCGATTGCGGTGGCCGACGCGACGTTTCCGGCCTTCAGCCGCTTGCAGGCGGAAACGGATCGCGAGCCGCTGCGCCGGCTCTCTACGCGGATGCTGCGCGGCAACCTGTTGTGGACAGCGCCGCTGGGGATGCTGCTGTGCGTCATCGCCAAGCCGTTTTTGACGCTGTGGGCGGGGCCGGATTATGGCCGCGAGAGCGTCCTGCCATTCTATATTCTGGTCGCCGGGTTGATGTTCAGCATCGTCGCCTATGTGCCTTATCTTTTGCTGATGGCTTGCGGCAGAAGCGATGTCGTGGCGCGCCTTCATCTGGCGGAGCTGTTGCCTTACCTCGGCGGCGCGGCCGTCCTGACGTATAGCTATGGCGCGGTCGGCGCGGCCATCGCCTGGTCACTGCGGGTGTTGATCGATACGAGTTTGCTGGTGTGGCTGGCGCGACGGCTTTCGGGTTTTCCGGCGTCGCCGTTTGCGGCGCAGCCGCGGAGTTACTGGCTGGCCCTAGGTATTTTATTCACGCCGATGCCGCTGGTGTTGAATGGCTGGTCGCCGCTGTGGATTGCCGGTTCGGCGCTGGTTGCCTTAAGCGGCTATGCGGCAATTGTTTGGAAGCGCGTGCTGACGCTTGAAGAACAACAGTGGCTGCAAGCCATGATGCGCTGGCGCGCCACGGATATCTTAAGCCAGCGGCTGTGA
- the rfbF gene encoding glucose-1-phosphate cytidylyltransferase, giving the protein MKAVILCGGQGTRIREVADDIPKPMIRIGERPVLWHIMKLYARYGVNDFVLCLGYKGWTIKEFFLNYHAVAADLTVTLGERRAVDFHDGPLEDWRVTLAETGERTQTAGRLWKVRKYLEGGELFCVTYGDGVADLDIARLIEFHRSHGRVATVTGVRPPGRFGVMDTAERGGLVIVNEFAEKPQASEGYINGGFFVFDPRVWDYLASDEQLILEREPLGRLAREGQLVMYAHDGFWQPMDTYREWRILNELWASGAAPWKVW; this is encoded by the coding sequence ATGAAAGCGGTGATTCTGTGCGGCGGGCAAGGGACGCGGATTCGCGAGGTCGCCGACGACATCCCCAAGCCGATGATTCGCATCGGCGAGCGGCCTGTGCTATGGCACATCATGAAGCTCTATGCGCGCTATGGCGTCAATGACTTCGTCCTTTGCCTCGGCTACAAAGGCTGGACGATCAAAGAATTCTTTCTCAACTATCACGCCGTCGCGGCGGATTTGACGGTCACCCTCGGCGAGCGCCGCGCGGTCGACTTTCATGATGGGCCGCTCGAAGACTGGCGCGTCACGCTTGCCGAAACCGGCGAGCGCACGCAGACCGCCGGGCGGCTCTGGAAAGTGAGAAAGTATCTCGAAGGCGGCGAGCTGTTCTGCGTGACCTACGGCGATGGGGTTGCCGATTTAGACATCGCCCGGCTGATCGAATTTCACCGCTCGCATGGCCGCGTTGCCACCGTCACAGGCGTGCGCCCGCCCGGCAGGTTCGGCGTGATGGATACGGCCGAGCGCGGCGGCCTGGTCATCGTCAATGAATTCGCCGAAAAGCCGCAGGCCAGCGAAGGCTACATCAACGGCGGCTTCTTTGTCTTCGATCCGCGTGTCTGGGATTACCTCGCCTCAGACGAGCAACTGATTCTCGAACGCGAGCCGCTGGGGCGTTTGGCGCGCGAGGGCCAACTGGTCATGTATGCTCACGACGGCTTCTGGCAGCCGATGGACACCTATCGCGAGTGGCGCATCCTGAACGAGCTGTGGGCGAGCGGTGCCGCGCCCTGGAAGGTCTGGTGA
- a CDS encoding glycosyltransferase family 2 protein, with amino-acid sequence MQRPRLTIAIPSYNRAAFLDAQIAWAVRSIGDRWEECELIVSDNASTDLTVDVCKKWQAQLGERIKIFHHPRNIKLPGNIAFCVKQAAGEYVWTVSDDDEMRPDVVSAGLRLLEANREIALLHMNFRCVNTLDGQVISQRFYEYPQDRYTATAMPLVEECLLRDENGIVFMSVNILNRALAVESLSAWPDAAKNFALALYMAAYAASRGPMYLLAEPMCDAMWARPSWRARDVKVLFKEVPEIYRQLIKLGYNRRVMNQLIRQRLKLEPASFKALAKFMLKFPGDFLRTIPYYVSAIRD; translated from the coding sequence ATGCAAAGGCCGCGATTAACCATCGCCATTCCTTCCTACAACCGCGCGGCGTTCCTCGACGCGCAGATCGCCTGGGCGGTGCGCAGCATCGGCGACCGCTGGGAGGAATGTGAGTTGATCGTTTCGGATAATGCTTCGACAGACCTGACCGTAGACGTTTGTAAGAAATGGCAGGCGCAGCTTGGCGAGCGAATCAAAATCTTTCATCACCCGCGCAACATCAAGCTGCCCGGCAACATAGCTTTCTGCGTCAAGCAGGCCGCCGGCGAATATGTCTGGACGGTGAGCGACGATGACGAGATGCGCCCGGATGTCGTGAGCGCCGGCTTGCGCCTGCTCGAAGCGAACCGCGAGATCGCCCTGCTCCACATGAACTTTCGCTGTGTCAACACGCTCGATGGCCAGGTCATCAGTCAGCGGTTTTATGAATATCCCCAGGATCGTTATACCGCGACGGCGATGCCGCTGGTCGAAGAATGCCTGTTGCGAGACGAAAACGGCATTGTCTTCATGAGCGTCAACATCTTGAACCGGGCGCTGGCCGTCGAGAGCCTGTCGGCCTGGCCCGACGCCGCGAAGAATTTCGCGCTGGCGCTGTATATGGCCGCTTATGCGGCGAGCCGCGGCCCGATGTACCTGCTCGCCGAGCCGATGTGCGACGCGATGTGGGCGCGCCCTTCCTGGCGCGCCCGTGACGTGAAGGTGCTGTTTAAGGAGGTGCCAGAGATTTACCGGCAACTGATCAAGCTGGGCTACAATCGCCGGGTGATGAATCAGCTCATCCGGCAAAGGCTGAAATTAGAGCCCGCCAGTTTCAAGGCGCTGGCCAAGTTCATGCTCAAATTCCCCGGCGACTTTCTGCGCACCATTCCTTACTACGTCAGCGCCATACGAGATTGA
- the rfbG gene encoding CDP-glucose 4,6-dehydratase produces MGERCRALEGLVMFAGAFAGKTAFITGHTGFKGAWLALWLERLGARVVGYSLPPPTTPSLFQACGLAGRLEHIEADVRDRERLRQAITRSRPDFIFHLAAHTLVRESYANPLATYEVNLMGTLSLLEAVRGLSHPCAVVIISTDKCYENREWPYGYRETDALGGHDPYSASKAAMEIAVASYRRAYFPPSPSDAHGVGLATARAGNVIGGGDWAKDRLVPDAMRALSQGEPLILRNPAAVRPWQHVLEPLSGYLWLAARLAAAGAAFASGWNFGPPVTDTYTVAELADALVKAWGAGDWQASEIANAPHEAGRLLLAIDKARSQLGWQPVWDFHSAVERAVAWYRAFYAEPADDRMACDLCLADLDNYERAAAAKGLRWTV; encoded by the coding sequence GTGGGCGAGCGGTGCCGCGCCCTGGAAGGTCTGGTGATGTTCGCCGGCGCGTTCGCGGGCAAGACCGCTTTCATCACCGGGCACACGGGATTCAAAGGCGCATGGCTGGCGCTGTGGCTCGAACGGCTGGGCGCGCGCGTCGTCGGTTATTCATTGCCGCCGCCGACCACCCCTAGCCTGTTTCAAGCGTGCGGCCTTGCCGGTCGCCTGGAACATATCGAAGCCGACGTTCGCGACCGCGAGCGCCTGCGACAAGCGATTACGCGCAGCCGACCCGATTTCATCTTTCATCTCGCGGCGCACACACTGGTGCGCGAATCCTACGCAAATCCGCTGGCGACCTATGAAGTCAACCTCATGGGGACGCTGTCGCTGCTCGAAGCCGTGCGCGGTCTCTCTCATCCATGCGCGGTCGTCATTATCTCGACAGACAAGTGCTACGAGAACCGCGAGTGGCCTTACGGTTATCGCGAAACCGACGCGCTCGGCGGCCACGACCCTTACAGTGCCAGCAAAGCCGCGATGGAGATCGCCGTCGCCTCGTATCGCCGGGCTTACTTTCCGCCGTCGCCCAGCGATGCGCATGGCGTCGGGCTGGCGACGGCGCGCGCCGGCAATGTCATCGGTGGCGGCGATTGGGCAAAAGATCGGCTGGTGCCTGATGCCATGCGCGCCCTGTCGCAAGGCGAGCCGCTAATCCTGCGCAACCCCGCCGCGGTTCGTCCCTGGCAGCATGTACTTGAGCCGCTGTCGGGTTATCTCTGGCTGGCGGCGCGGCTGGCGGCAGCGGGCGCGGCTTTCGCGTCGGGCTGGAACTTCGGGCCGCCGGTGACCGACACCTACACGGTGGCCGAGCTTGCCGACGCGCTCGTCAAAGCGTGGGGCGCGGGCGACTGGCAGGCTTCCGAAATTGCGAACGCGCCGCACGAAGCCGGTCGCTTGCTGCTGGCGATTGACAAAGCGCGCTCACAACTCGGGTGGCAGCCGGTCTGGGATTTTCACTCGGCGGTTGAGCGCGCGGTGGCCTGGTATCGCGCTTTCTACGCCGAGCCGGCGGATGACCGCATGGCCTGTGATCTCTGCCTTGCCGACCTCGATAATTATGAGCGCGCCGCCGCCGCCAAAGGACTGCGATGGACTGTCTGA